Proteins encoded within one genomic window of Saccharopolyspora pogona:
- a CDS encoding GNAT family N-acetyltransferase, whose product MRTTTRDDLVLRAASGEDTAKLTELLGTAYRDEPRMAGLLPNQAQRETKLRALFSLLLKQDHLDHDTEIAALNGYPAAVAVWDRPGSRTAPLGRRLAHLPALLSVFRWRLPETARAIEAFNATDSHRPDEPHWHLAAIGTAPQARGRGLGRALLESGLARADAHDTPIYLEATTHIGVARFERLGFRVIHEYPIIGGLTVHGMWRPVDR is encoded by the coding sequence ATGCGAACCACCACGCGCGATGACCTCGTGCTCCGCGCCGCCAGCGGCGAAGACACCGCAAAACTCACCGAACTGCTCGGCACGGCATACCGCGACGAGCCCCGGATGGCCGGGCTGCTGCCGAACCAGGCGCAGCGAGAAACCAAGCTCCGTGCACTGTTCTCCCTTCTGCTCAAGCAAGACCATCTCGACCACGACACCGAGATCGCCGCACTGAACGGATACCCGGCGGCTGTCGCGGTTTGGGACCGGCCGGGCAGCCGAACAGCTCCACTCGGTCGACGCCTCGCGCACCTCCCGGCGCTGCTGTCGGTTTTCCGCTGGCGGCTTCCCGAAACCGCACGGGCGATCGAGGCGTTCAACGCCACCGACAGCCACCGGCCGGACGAACCGCACTGGCACCTGGCCGCGATCGGCACGGCTCCGCAGGCCCGCGGCCGCGGGCTCGGCCGCGCCCTGCTGGAATCCGGGTTGGCGCGCGCCGACGCCCACGACACCCCGATCTACCTGGAAGCCACGACGCACATCGGGGTCGCGCGTTTCGAGCGGCTCGGATTCCGCGTGATCCACGAGTACCCGATCATCGGTGGTCTCACCGTCCACGGCATGTGGCGGCCGGTCGACCGCTGA